In Blattabacterium cuenoti, the genomic window GTACGGAATCAGAAAGAATTGATAATATTTTAAAAATAAATCTATTAGCGGCTACTGAAATAGCAAGACAGCTTAGATTGAGAGATATGGGAGGTATCATTGTAGTGGATTTTATAGATATGTCTGATTCCATGCAAAAAAAACAATTATATGAACATCTAAAAGATAAAATGAAAAATGATAGAGCAAAACATCAAATTTTACCTCCCAATAAATTTGGTCTAGTTCAATTTACTCGTCATAGAGTCAGACCTGAATTAAAAAAAATGAATATAGATAATAAAAAATCGAAAAATTATCCTGAAAATTATATTCATCATTTAGAATTTGTTATAGAAACTATTATAAAAAATCACAAAGGAATTCAATTACATACTCATTCTTTTGTTTCAGCTTATTTAAAAAAAGGATTCCCTTCTATTCAACAAAAATGGTTATTAAAATATAAAAAATGGATTAAAATAATTCCAAGAGATTCATTTAAATACACAGAATATCAAATTCTAAATAAAAATAACGAAATAGTATCATCTTCTTTTTATTTTCATTAAAATTTATTATAAATTTCCAAACCAGTAAGTGGGCGTGGTGAAATGGGTAGACACGTCAGAATTAGGATCTGATGCCTATTAGGCATAAGGGTTCGAATCCCTTCGCCCGCACTAGTTTTTTATATTTCTTTTTTTGTATCCTATATAAATTTGTCTAGGTCTACCTATAGGATCTCTATTTGATTTCATCTCTTTCCAATGAGCCATCCATCCTGGTAATCTACCTAAAGCAAACATAACAGTAAACATATCTTTTGGAATACCTATAGCTTTATAAATAATTCCGGAATAGAAATCAATGTTAGGATACAGTTTCTTTTCTACAAAATAAGGATCCTGAAGTGCATTTTCTTCAAGATTTTTTGCCAATTCCAATATTGGATCATAAATTCCTAATTTTTGAATAACATTTTCAGCTACTTTTTTAGCTATTTTAGCTCTAGGATCAAAATTTTTATAAATCCTATGTCCAAATCCCATGAGACGAAATGGATCTTTCTTATTTTTTGCTTTTTCTATCCACTTTTTTATATTCCCTCCACTATTTAAAATAGCTTCTAACATTTCAATTACAGCTTGATTAGCCCCTCCATGTAATCTTCCCCAAAGTGCGCTCATTCCTGCAGATATAGACGAAAATAATCCAGCATGAGCAGAACCTAACAATCGAACGGTCGTTGTGGAACAATTTTGCTCATGATCAGCATGTAATATTAAAAGTTTATTCAAAGCATCCGCAATAATCGGATTTTGTTCATAAGATTTATTAGGAATAGAAAAAAACATTTTTAATAAATTGGAAATATAATCAAGATGATGATCTGCATGAGAAGGAGGTAATCCAACTTTTTTTCTGTAAGTTAAAGCAGCTAATATAGGTAATTGAGCTATCAAGTGAAGATACATGTCTTCTTCCTGTAAACAATTTGTAAATGCATCTAAAATATAAGTAAGAGAAGACAAAATCCCCATTGGATGATAAAAATTAGGAATATTATCAAGTATTTGACTTATTTCTCTATGAATATAATTAAATTTTTTTATTTTTTCAGAAAAAGACTTGAGTTGTGCAGTGTTAGGAAGTTCTCCATTTAAAATAAGATAACTTGTTTCTATAAATGAACATTTATTAATAATTTGTTCAATAGGATATCCTCTATATAAAAGTTCTCCTTTTTCTCCATCTATAAAACTAATAGAGCTTTTGGTTATTCCTGTATTTTTAAATCCAGGATCAAATGTTATAAAACCTGTATTTTCTCTTAATTGAGAAATATTAATAGCTTTTTCATAAAAAGTTCCATAAATTACAGGAAGTTGGTAATGATATCCATTGATATTAAAATTCACGACACTGCACATAATAAATTAATTAATAAATTTTTTAAATATATAAAATAAAATGTAAATTTTATATTTTATAAATCATTTCGTCAAATGAAATAAGTGTATCAAATCCTTTCTTAGAAAAATAATTTTTCATTCCTTTTCTATAACTTATCAAAACAAAATCTCCTCCCCAAGCACCTAGACTTTTTACTACTCCTATATAATCTGGAAAATATACTTCTTTAACAGTAGGAAGTTTCAGTATTTTGGATATAATATTTTCATGTTGTAGCAATAATTCTTCGAATTCTTTTAAAGTTTGACAAAAAGGAATTTTATGAGTTATATAAGATATAGACTCAATATTTTTATCAGATATATTAGATATATTAGAACGAAAAAATCGTAT contains:
- a CDS encoding citrate synthase, with product MCSVVNFNINGYHYQLPVIYGTFYEKAINISQLRENTGFITFDPGFKNTGITKSSISFIDGEKGELLYRGYPIEQIINKCSFIETSYLILNGELPNTAQLKSFSEKIKKFNYIHREISQILDNIPNFYHPMGILSSLTYILDAFTNCLQEEDMYLHLIAQLPILAALTYRKKVGLPPSHADHHLDYISNLLKMFFSIPNKSYEQNPIIADALNKLLILHADHEQNCSTTTVRLLGSAHAGLFSSISAGMSALWGRLHGGANQAVIEMLEAILNSGGNIKKWIEKAKNKKDPFRLMGFGHRIYKNFDPRAKIAKKVAENVIQKLGIYDPILELAKNLEENALQDPYFVEKKLYPNIDFYSGIIYKAIGIPKDMFTVMFALGRLPGWMAHWKEMKSNRDPIGRPRQIYIGYKKRNIKN